One stretch of Thermococcus sp. 21S9 DNA includes these proteins:
- a CDS encoding ABC transporter permease, with amino-acid sequence MGRKGQAWRVILRNTGLFVIATIIFLTLVTTAQWSVTKYQMKDRFVSNLRFIQEEKARFEAEMQKLGMNETEYAWYLTYKQLNIKPTFTGTLEYYARTAFSIFGKSGRGLLGGGFSHSIWYYLRNTVVILLIVELTVIGLGTYLGLKAGYNGGKLDTLVSTLAQLFSAVPVWFIGALVFLLAWRFSIVPDFTMRVQLAVTDTMGKASAYIVGFLLPAITMVLASIWEYAYTLRNIVVGERKSDYITYDRARGLPEGRIRKKLLRVVFPSFLTYTTYNFMDILMSVLVVEVVFDVPGLGYVLLNSFKAINKPPHGVDYYYYPQAIFAVGFFMILLYYINSLLADLLYVYLDPRVRT; translated from the coding sequence ATGGGAAGAAAAGGGCAGGCGTGGCGAGTTATACTCAGAAACACAGGTCTGTTCGTCATTGCAACAATCATTTTTCTAACGCTTGTCACCACCGCCCAGTGGAGCGTCACGAAGTACCAGATGAAGGATAGGTTCGTCAGCAACCTCAGATTCATCCAAGAGGAGAAGGCGAGGTTCGAAGCGGAGATGCAGAAGCTTGGGATGAACGAGACGGAGTACGCCTGGTATCTGACCTACAAGCAACTCAATATCAAACCGACATTCACGGGGACCCTTGAGTACTACGCGAGGACGGCCTTCTCGATTTTCGGAAAAAGCGGACGGGGACTGCTTGGAGGCGGTTTCAGCCACTCGATATGGTACTACCTCAGGAACACCGTGGTAATCCTTCTCATCGTCGAGCTCACCGTCATCGGGCTCGGCACCTACCTCGGTCTAAAGGCCGGCTACAACGGGGGAAAGCTTGATACACTCGTTTCCACGCTTGCCCAGCTCTTCTCCGCCGTGCCGGTGTGGTTCATTGGGGCTCTCGTCTTCCTCCTTGCATGGAGGTTCTCAATCGTTCCTGATTTCACGATGAGGGTTCAGCTCGCGGTAACGGACACCATGGGAAAGGCAAGCGCGTACATCGTCGGGTTTCTCCTGCCGGCGATAACGATGGTCCTTGCCTCGATATGGGAGTACGCATACACCCTCAGGAACATCGTCGTTGGTGAGAGGAAGAGCGATTACATAACTTACGACAGGGCGAGGGGCCTTCCAGAAGGCAGAATCCGGAAAAAGCTCCTGCGCGTGGTCTTTCCGAGCTTCCTGACCTACACCACCTACAACTTCATGGACATCCTGATGAGCGTCCTCGTCGTCGAGGTGGTCTTCGACGTCCCCGGCCTCGGCTACGTCCTCCTGAACTCCTTCAAGGCCATTAACAAGCCACCCCATGGCGTCGATTATTACTACTATCCTCAGGCGATATTCGCGGTCGGCTTCTTCATGATACTGCTCTACTACATCAACTCCCTGCTCGCCGACCTGCTCTACGTCTACCTTGACCCGAGGGTGAGAACATGA
- a CDS encoding 7-cyano-7-deazaguanine synthase gives MLKCSLCVNDERTSRIDIIDGKPICRECQVYLRHPVDREKVRKELEELMKDVDRAIVAYSGGKDSVVALYLAKEVYKIPELEAVMIDHGLMAEEAIENAKRIAEHLGAPFRVLRYDYSDIFRNALLKGQSPCRACSKRTMEKLRKYAIKNGYRYIITGHELPFGHHPYRLMSGGVVQIRLLSMMTEEERFEILKKLPFEFPELPGYTTNCLVLGPALELYWEKHGHSFEHRRISALVRYGLMSRERAERELQKPAVPKEQWELVLRKLGLKKDEFNL, from the coding sequence ATGCTGAAGTGCTCACTATGCGTCAACGATGAGAGAACGTCGAGGATAGACATAATCGATGGAAAACCGATATGCCGTGAATGCCAGGTTTATCTAAGGCATCCAGTTGACAGGGAGAAAGTCAGGAAGGAACTTGAGGAGCTCATGAAGGACGTGGACAGGGCGATAGTTGCCTACTCCGGCGGAAAGGACAGCGTGGTGGCGCTCTACTTAGCAAAGGAGGTCTACAAAATCCCGGAACTTGAGGCTGTGATGATAGACCACGGGCTAATGGCGGAAGAGGCCATAGAGAACGCGAAGCGAATAGCCGAGCACCTCGGGGCCCCCTTCAGGGTTCTGCGCTACGATTACTCCGATATATTCAGAAACGCCCTGCTGAAGGGCCAGAGTCCGTGCAGGGCCTGCTCGAAGAGGACTATGGAGAAGCTGAGGAAATACGCGATTAAAAACGGCTATCGATACATCATCACGGGCCATGAACTGCCCTTTGGCCACCACCCGTACAGGCTCATGAGCGGTGGGGTCGTTCAGATAAGGCTACTCTCGATGATGACCGAGGAGGAGCGCTTTGAGATACTGAAAAAGCTCCCCTTCGAGTTTCCAGAGTTGCCCGGTTACACAACCAACTGCCTCGTTCTCGGGCCGGCTTTGGAACTCTACTGGGAGAAGCACGGACACAGCTTCGAGCACAGAAGGATATCTGCCCTCGTCCGCTACGGCCTCATGAGCAGGGAGAGAGCCGAGAGGGAACTCCAAAAGCCAGCTGTACCGAAGGAGCAGTGGGAACTCGTACTGCGGAAACTCGGACTTAAGAAAGACGAGTTCAACTTATAA
- a CDS encoding ABC transporter permease has protein sequence MRKLSIAIIVFFVGFALVGPHMVVREGIQNWNNITYWKYNPTGVPPEWYGELTGLPRTEWLHGTYINGSFVYRYEFHYKEVPQGILVIPNLTRDLRVTIIDPRGKEYPLWNGIIPNSLNLGTLSSSIMNIAEEKCNPKPTWSQLLFHNPLRAIFAEPGTDCVFHFKPMKGTYTIVITGTFGKLEPGDEPRVRILGMSYGRMGTDFYGRDIWTGYAYGARETITISIIGASILAVLALAVGSLSVLSTRFGSVINAFSKVLTSVPSLSLAVLLVAILGRVKSGPNPMTIIIQVNPYLMALIVALIFIGTSSREIRSIVEEELRKDYIESSRAMGASALQILRLHVLPVLLPYVIYLFAISVPGIIAFITLLGFFNVIPGFNWGTIMSTPLMGGITKYVPYWWEIVPLGLSLGLIAYAFIDLGRFVEARFLERPKT, from the coding sequence ATGCGTAAGCTCTCAATCGCTATAATCGTTTTCTTCGTGGGTTTCGCTCTGGTGGGGCCCCACATGGTCGTGAGGGAGGGCATCCAGAACTGGAACAACATCACGTATTGGAAATACAACCCAACAGGTGTCCCGCCGGAGTGGTACGGGGAACTAACGGGGCTCCCCAGGACGGAATGGCTCCACGGGACTTACATCAACGGGAGTTTTGTGTATCGCTACGAGTTCCATTACAAGGAAGTACCCCAGGGCATCCTCGTTATCCCCAACCTCACGCGGGACCTCAGGGTAACCATCATTGACCCCAGAGGAAAGGAGTACCCGCTCTGGAACGGGATAATCCCAAATTCACTCAACCTCGGCACCCTCAGCTCATCTATAATGAATATCGCGGAGGAGAAGTGCAATCCGAAGCCCACCTGGTCCCAGCTCCTCTTCCACAACCCGCTCAGGGCCATTTTTGCAGAACCCGGAACCGACTGCGTGTTTCACTTCAAGCCCATGAAGGGCACCTACACGATAGTTATAACAGGAACCTTTGGAAAGCTCGAACCCGGCGATGAGCCGAGGGTCAGAATTCTCGGGATGAGCTACGGCAGGATGGGAACGGACTTCTACGGAAGGGACATCTGGACTGGCTATGCCTACGGTGCACGGGAGACGATAACGATTTCCATAATCGGGGCGAGTATCTTGGCGGTTCTGGCCCTTGCTGTAGGTTCACTAAGCGTCCTCTCCACCCGTTTTGGGTCTGTTATCAACGCCTTCTCAAAGGTTCTGACGTCAGTTCCGTCCCTCTCCCTCGCGGTTCTCCTTGTGGCGATTCTTGGCCGGGTTAAATCCGGTCCAAACCCAATGACCATCATCATACAGGTCAACCCGTACCTGATGGCCCTGATAGTGGCGCTGATATTCATAGGAACGTCCTCAAGGGAAATCCGCTCGATAGTCGAGGAAGAGCTGAGGAAAGACTACATAGAGTCGAGCAGGGCAATGGGGGCAAGCGCCCTCCAAATACTGAGGCTTCACGTTCTTCCGGTTCTGCTTCCCTATGTGATTTACCTGTTCGCAATTTCCGTGCCAGGGATAATAGCCTTCATCACCCTCCTCGGGTTCTTTAACGTCATTCCCGGGTTCAACTGGGGCACCATTATGAGCACGCCCCTGATGGGAGGAATAACGAAGTACGTTCCCTACTGGTGGGAGATAGTCCCTCTCGGCCTGTCCCTCGGATTAATAGCCTACGCCTTCATAGACCTTGGCAGGTTCGTCGAGGCAAGGTTCCTCGAAAGGCCTAAAACCTGA
- a CDS encoding ABC transporter permease, which yields MSPKIIKVILQELAIFTTVIVILSILTASAEVSCGNASVSNEMNLLKFPELLKSQLKYSLDIFKNEGNRVITIQHGNTTSTIIIPSPHETFVSVVGTTPGRAILLTLTILSISLLLIFIIGVVWGLRAGYRGGRSDRILQFLGPAFSAIPGWFWAVALLWVFWWKLSVFPLSYIDYIHRASVEGNVTVLTHLKGLALPIITLTLVNVPVYAMNVRNLVVRAKNEDYILTDVLKGLPDDRIERKLLRVVLPSFLTFTSYSFLNLLMNDMAVEVLFNVPGIGMTFLIGVGMLIHSGFGDMFFFASLVMSAMYFMNASIFESLYLKLDPRVRRDA from the coding sequence ATGAGCCCAAAAATAATCAAGGTTATCCTTCAAGAGTTGGCGATATTCACAACTGTTATTGTGATACTCTCCATCCTCACAGCCTCAGCGGAGGTATCCTGTGGCAACGCGTCCGTGAGCAATGAAATGAACCTCCTCAAGTTCCCAGAGTTGCTAAAGAGTCAGCTGAAGTACTCGCTCGACATCTTCAAGAACGAGGGGAACAGGGTAATCACGATACAGCACGGCAACACTACAAGCACTATAATAATTCCATCTCCCCACGAAACATTCGTATCGGTCGTGGGAACAACGCCCGGTAGGGCCATACTCCTGACCCTGACAATCCTATCGATTTCGCTCCTGCTTATCTTTATCATCGGTGTCGTATGGGGCCTTAGGGCAGGTTACAGGGGAGGGCGCTCCGATAGAATCCTTCAGTTCCTCGGACCCGCGTTCTCCGCAATCCCCGGCTGGTTCTGGGCAGTTGCACTCCTCTGGGTCTTCTGGTGGAAACTCAGCGTTTTTCCCCTGAGCTACATCGACTACATCCACAGGGCAAGTGTCGAGGGCAACGTAACGGTTCTCACCCATCTAAAGGGTCTCGCCCTGCCGATTATCACCTTAACCCTGGTAAACGTCCCGGTTTACGCTATGAACGTCAGGAACCTCGTGGTGAGGGCAAAGAACGAGGACTACATTCTGACAGACGTGCTGAAGGGCCTTCCAGACGACAGGATAGAACGCAAGCTCCTTCGGGTTGTCCTTCCAAGCTTTCTAACCTTCACAAGCTACAGCTTCCTGAATCTGCTCATGAACGACATGGCCGTTGAGGTGCTCTTCAATGTCCCGGGAATCGGAATGACGTTTCTGATTGGCGTTGGCATGCTGATTCATAGTGGATTTGGGGACATGTTCTTCTTCGCGAGTCTCGTCATGTCAGCCATGTACTTCATGAACGCCTCGATATTCGAGAGCCTGTATCTAAAGCTCGACCCGAGGGTGAGGCGGGATGCGTAA
- a CDS encoding radical SAM protein: MRYSWEEFARKMGVEPQVLENEEARLLKKFVDDMLHPSHCQYCQGLDLSNPNPVHHPSYELTPACNHDCIFCYSNVAVKLGKAPKPGYYGWENPKAITVSQYGEPLLSKRIVEVNRMLRERFPEARLDLQTNGSLLTEELWSKLDFDMVMISLDASTREKHLKITNADTFDAVVNALRIVGSDKSVRSVVRTIFMPGINDEDIPRIAELASSLGIDEMHLQPLTVHELNVERLKKAGLDFERAESMRELLKTAMEAKKYIDVRISGCLLAQLKRMDALTLFSVKRVAREVAPVVKRERKD; this comes from the coding sequence ATGAGGTACAGCTGGGAGGAGTTCGCGAGGAAGATGGGCGTCGAGCCCCAGGTTTTGGAGAACGAAGAGGCGAGGCTTCTAAAGAAGTTCGTTGACGATATGCTCCACCCGAGTCACTGTCAATACTGCCAGGGCCTCGATTTGAGCAATCCGAACCCCGTTCACCACCCGAGCTACGAGCTTACTCCAGCGTGCAATCACGACTGCATCTTCTGCTACTCGAACGTCGCGGTGAAGCTCGGAAAGGCGCCAAAACCGGGCTACTATGGCTGGGAGAACCCGAAGGCGATAACCGTTTCGCAGTACGGGGAACCACTGCTGAGCAAACGGATAGTGGAGGTCAACAGAATGCTCCGCGAGAGGTTTCCGGAGGCGAGGCTCGACCTGCAGACGAACGGCTCGCTCCTCACCGAGGAACTGTGGAGCAAGCTGGACTTCGATATGGTGATGATAAGCCTCGACGCCTCGACGCGCGAAAAGCACCTCAAAATTACGAACGCCGACACCTTCGATGCCGTCGTCAACGCGCTGAGGATAGTCGGGAGCGATAAGAGCGTCCGCTCGGTTGTGAGAACAATATTCATGCCCGGGATAAACGACGAGGACATACCGAGGATAGCCGAGCTGGCATCTTCGCTTGGAATAGACGAGATGCACCTACAGCCGTTGACGGTTCACGAGCTCAACGTGGAAAGACTAAAGAAAGCGGGTCTCGACTTCGAGAGGGCGGAGAGCATGCGGGAGCTCCTCAAAACCGCGATGGAGGCGAAGAAGTACATAGACGTCAGAATAAGCGGTTGCCTTTTAGCCCAGCTCAAGAGGATGGACGCGCTCACGCTCTTCAGCGTCAAGAGGGTCGCGAGAGAGGTAGCACCGGTTGTGAAGAGGGAGCGGAAGGATTAA
- a CDS encoding dihydroorotate dehydrogenase electron transfer subunit → MYSVVELRETWEVAKDVRAFRLSKGFDFTPGQFVMVWLPGVGEKPFSLAWKDLLVVKRVGPFTSKLFELEEGQRLWVRGPYGRGFERKWRRVALVAGGIGIPPLYALAKAWRNEFERITLIYGARSKEELALLDIENYVDEVVITTDDGSAGRKGFPTDVLAERKEEFDGVYACGPEPMLKAVLKVMDYENVQVSAERYMKCGIGVCGSCNLGKYLVCRDGPVFEGVQLRGLL, encoded by the coding sequence ATGTACAGCGTGGTTGAGCTGAGGGAAACCTGGGAGGTTGCGAAGGACGTCAGGGCCTTCAGGCTCTCGAAGGGGTTCGACTTCACGCCGGGGCAGTTCGTCATGGTCTGGCTTCCCGGAGTCGGCGAGAAGCCCTTCAGTCTGGCGTGGAAGGACCTGCTCGTCGTCAAGCGCGTCGGGCCCTTCACCTCAAAGCTCTTCGAGCTGGAGGAAGGCCAAAGGCTCTGGGTTCGCGGGCCCTACGGGAGGGGCTTCGAGAGGAAGTGGAGAAGGGTAGCGCTCGTCGCTGGAGGAATCGGGATTCCACCGCTCTACGCACTTGCAAAGGCCTGGAGAAATGAGTTCGAGAGGATAACCCTAATCTACGGCGCCCGCTCGAAGGAAGAGTTGGCGCTACTCGACATTGAAAACTACGTGGACGAAGTTGTAATCACCACAGACGATGGCTCTGCAGGTAGAAAGGGCTTCCCAACGGACGTCTTAGCGGAGAGAAAGGAAGAGTTCGACGGCGTTTACGCCTGCGGTCCGGAGCCGATGCTGAAAGCTGTGCTCAAGGTCATGGACTACGAAAACGTCCAGGTCTCGGCGGAACGCTACATGAAGTGCGGAATCGGCGTCTGCGGTTCCTGCAACCTCGGAAAATACCTGGTGTGCAGGGACGGCCCGGTCTTCGAGGGGGTTCAGCTCAGGGGACTTCTCTGA
- a CDS encoding dihydroorotase, with product MHELVLVGKLVVGGKVITGSVGIDEGRISAIKTGEIPGERRINLSQYLILPGLIDTHVHLRDFEQGNKETIESGTKSAIHGGITAVFDMPNTKPPVMDSKTFEKRLELFRRKAYADYALGFLIRNNCEEAEKARADFYKAFMGASTGGIYSENFERDYSCSPGILSVHAEDAGLIQEKPERPPEVEEVAVKRALESAERLKKPLNICHVSTKGGIEAILRKNLPWVSFEVTPHHLFLTKKDYERNPLLKVYPPLRTEEHVKALWENFSRIPIIASDHAPHTLEDKRNGSAGIPGLETEVALLLDAVNRGMISIFDIVEKMHNNPVKVFGILGRDLAVGNDATFTVVDLKREWTVKPGEFYTKAKWSPWEGKKLKGKVVMTILRGRVVMEEDEIVGKPEGVRLDVQRG from the coding sequence ATGCACGAGCTCGTTTTGGTCGGCAAGTTAGTAGTGGGTGGAAAGGTCATCACCGGCAGTGTGGGAATCGATGAGGGGCGGATATCCGCCATAAAAACCGGTGAAATCCCCGGTGAAAGGCGAATCAACCTGTCCCAGTACCTCATTCTACCAGGTTTAATAGACACTCACGTTCATCTCAGGGACTTCGAGCAGGGGAACAAAGAAACAATTGAAAGCGGAACGAAATCGGCCATACACGGGGGAATCACGGCCGTTTTTGACATGCCCAACACGAAGCCACCCGTTATGGACTCCAAGACCTTCGAGAAGCGCCTTGAGCTCTTCAGAAGGAAGGCCTACGCCGACTACGCCCTCGGCTTTCTGATAAGGAACAACTGTGAAGAGGCCGAAAAAGCCCGGGCAGACTTCTACAAGGCCTTCATGGGAGCATCGACGGGTGGAATTTACTCGGAGAACTTTGAGAGGGATTATTCCTGCTCACCAGGCATTCTGAGCGTCCACGCGGAAGATGCTGGGCTAATTCAGGAGAAGCCCGAGAGGCCACCCGAGGTCGAAGAAGTTGCCGTAAAGCGGGCCCTTGAAAGCGCCGAGAGACTCAAAAAGCCCCTCAACATCTGCCACGTCTCAACGAAAGGGGGAATTGAAGCCATACTCCGGAAAAACCTCCCCTGGGTGAGCTTCGAGGTCACTCCTCACCACCTGTTCCTAACGAAAAAGGATTACGAGAGGAACCCGCTCCTCAAGGTCTACCCCCCGCTGAGGACGGAGGAGCACGTTAAAGCGCTCTGGGAGAACTTCTCGCGGATTCCGATAATAGCGAGCGACCACGCACCCCACACGCTCGAGGACAAGAGAAACGGCTCGGCAGGAATCCCGGGGCTCGAGACAGAGGTTGCGCTCCTCCTCGATGCGGTGAACAGGGGGATGATTAGCATCTTTGACATCGTGGAGAAGATGCACAACAACCCGGTTAAGGTCTTCGGAATCCTGGGCAGGGACCTCGCCGTCGGAAATGATGCGACCTTTACGGTCGTTGACCTTAAGCGGGAGTGGACGGTCAAACCGGGGGAGTTCTACACCAAAGCTAAATGGAGCCCATGGGAGGGAAAAAAGCTGAAGGGGAAGGTTGTAATGACGATTCTCCGCGGAAGGGTCGTTATGGAGGAAGATGAAATCGTAGGAAAGCCGGAGGGGGTTCGTTTGGATGTACAGCGTGGTTGA
- a CDS encoding ABC transporter substrate-binding protein, protein MNRKALSLFVMGLMLFSVFLVAKPASAQSVQGDKLKIVYLAAQGSLFMGVFNPSPSGMTDVYTNRIWYFLNDPMVVMGPDAQRHDYRCQLVDVKYNVQVPEDAVIWNGTQKQWVSPYAGETAKSAITWKCGLGTWVDGQKITLADYLFDYAMTWEWAYQNGKDDKYYDEQWGNNLQGTLKNIMGLKVDKVTDDYIEYTVYQDYVVPYSKWATALNFGVKPSVPWELYNVMSEMVANGVEDKAFSWSEQPQNGYQIDMIDPDQMKYFKAEAQAILNSGKLIPVWLETVKPVLQKWGITEDQAGLTTDMAKKGYEAVISWIDKYNNAIIGDGPYYVEKYDPKAMTVVLKVADNKRIGYPGEVNGKKLPWDPYWKEIDIYGSLNDDTAILAVAKGEYDLYWYARPYNKLAKALQEYGNNLNPIKTIAVWWALDLNLVGDPQTGLVNSSGTEKFNPFALREVRYAMNWLINRQYIVSQILQGSGAPMFGPEVSGQVDAYARIMTVAKALGFTPQGDEAYAIKMIDDAMNKAAQNLKAKGYTLEKKDGIWYFNGEPVTVKVIARVEDERLDEGKYVAQVLQKAGFKVDLLQWQRSQASKTVYLSDPATLQWSVYTEGWVSSGIQDVASLAWDYWFFDIYVDPNWGTDYHNPITVGDMVKVIAGGDLNKFIQELNLKYYNTPDKLKPLLDWTGYDLASLLAYAKWTGPNNDTIRLQDLNQFWDLYTLAYAVHAYNAPRVYTAETWNFFLTSKKIKVEFVDPISGVGSFIAARSIEPAQTQTTTTSSTQQTTTTSSSQQQTTTTSQPTTSTSQPTSSTSSTSSGGGICGPAFIVGLAVLPLLLRRRK, encoded by the coding sequence ATGAATAGGAAAGCCCTAAGCCTGTTCGTTATGGGCTTGATGTTGTTTAGCGTTTTCTTGGTTGCCAAGCCAGCGAGCGCCCAGAGCGTCCAGGGAGACAAGCTTAAAATCGTGTACCTTGCCGCTCAGGGCAGTCTCTTCATGGGTGTCTTCAACCCGTCCCCGAGCGGAATGACCGACGTCTACACCAACCGCATCTGGTACTTCCTCAACGACCCGATGGTTGTAATGGGTCCGGACGCCCAGAGGCACGACTACAGGTGCCAGCTCGTTGACGTCAAGTACAACGTTCAGGTTCCTGAGGACGCAGTTATCTGGAACGGAACCCAGAAGCAGTGGGTTAGCCCCTACGCTGGCGAGACCGCCAAGAGTGCCATAACCTGGAAGTGCGGTCTCGGAACCTGGGTTGACGGCCAGAAGATAACCCTCGCCGACTACCTCTTCGACTACGCCATGACCTGGGAGTGGGCCTATCAGAACGGCAAGGACGACAAGTACTACGACGAGCAGTGGGGCAACAACCTCCAGGGAACCCTTAAGAACATAATGGGTCTCAAGGTTGACAAGGTCACCGACGACTACATCGAGTACACCGTCTACCAGGACTACGTCGTCCCGTACAGCAAGTGGGCCACCGCCCTTAACTTCGGTGTCAAGCCGAGCGTTCCGTGGGAGCTCTACAACGTTATGAGCGAGATGGTTGCCAACGGTGTTGAGGACAAGGCCTTCTCCTGGAGCGAGCAGCCGCAGAACGGTTACCAGATTGATATGATTGACCCGGACCAGATGAAGTACTTCAAGGCCGAGGCTCAGGCCATCCTCAACAGCGGAAAGCTCATCCCCGTCTGGCTCGAGACCGTTAAGCCGGTTCTCCAGAAGTGGGGCATCACCGAGGACCAGGCTGGACTCACCACCGACATGGCCAAGAAGGGTTATGAGGCCGTTATCAGCTGGATTGACAAGTACAACAACGCCATAATCGGCGACGGTCCGTACTACGTTGAGAAGTACGACCCGAAGGCCATGACCGTTGTTCTTAAGGTCGCCGACAACAAGAGGATTGGTTATCCGGGTGAGGTTAACGGTAAGAAGCTTCCGTGGGACCCGTACTGGAAGGAAATCGACATCTACGGAAGCCTTAACGACGACACCGCCATCCTCGCCGTTGCCAAGGGCGAGTACGACCTCTACTGGTACGCCAGGCCGTACAACAAGCTCGCCAAGGCCCTCCAGGAGTACGGTAACAACCTCAACCCGATTAAGACCATAGCCGTTTGGTGGGCCCTTGACCTCAACCTCGTCGGTGACCCGCAGACCGGTCTCGTCAACTCAAGTGGAACCGAGAAGTTCAACCCGTTTGCGCTCCGTGAGGTTAGGTACGCCATGAACTGGCTCATCAACAGGCAGTACATCGTCAGCCAGATACTCCAGGGAAGCGGTGCTCCGATGTTCGGTCCTGAGGTCAGCGGTCAGGTCGACGCCTACGCCAGGATAATGACCGTTGCCAAGGCTCTCGGCTTCACCCCGCAGGGTGACGAGGCCTACGCAATCAAGATGATTGACGACGCCATGAACAAGGCCGCCCAGAACCTCAAGGCCAAGGGATACACCCTTGAGAAGAAGGACGGCATCTGGTACTTCAACGGCGAGCCTGTTACCGTCAAGGTAATCGCCCGTGTTGAGGACGAGAGGCTTGATGAGGGTAAGTACGTTGCTCAGGTTCTTCAGAAGGCTGGTTTCAAGGTTGACCTCCTCCAGTGGCAGAGGAGCCAGGCCAGCAAGACCGTCTACCTCAGCGACCCGGCCACCCTCCAGTGGAGCGTCTACACTGAGGGTTGGGTCAGCAGTGGAATCCAGGACGTTGCCAGCCTCGCTTGGGACTACTGGTTCTTCGACATCTACGTCGACCCGAACTGGGGTACCGACTACCACAACCCGATAACCGTCGGTGACATGGTCAAGGTCATCGCCGGTGGCGACCTCAACAAGTTCATCCAGGAGCTCAACCTCAAGTACTACAACACCCCGGACAAGCTCAAGCCACTCCTTGACTGGACCGGCTACGACCTCGCCAGCCTCCTCGCCTACGCCAAGTGGACCGGACCGAACAACGACACCATCAGGCTCCAGGACCTCAACCAGTTCTGGGACCTCTACACCCTCGCCTACGCTGTCCACGCCTACAACGCTCCGCGTGTCTACACCGCTGAGACCTGGAACTTCTTCCTCACCAGCAAGAAGATAAAGGTCGAGTTCGTTGACCCGATAAGCGGTGTCGGTAGCTTCATCGCCGCCAGGTCAATCGAGCCGGCCCAGACCCAGACCACTACCACCTCAAGCACCCAGCAGACCACCACTACCAGCAGCAGCCAGCAGCAGACCACTACCACCAGCCAGCCGACCACCAGCACCAGCCAGCCCACCTCAAGCACCTCGAGCACTTCAAGCGGTGGCGGAATCTGTGGTCCGGCCTTCATAGTCGGACTCGCCGTCCTGCCACTCCTCCTCAGGAGGAGGAAGTGA
- a CDS encoding ABC transporter permease: MGMSFGKYVAYRLVNAVIILFLAVLLMSALFTKLATIQLTDQVNSEVQQWVRSYTQTHHEKPTEQMIEQYKQSRIHYYHLDQPYWKRTWEYAINTFTFHWGQSFQKVFGTTVIVDQIKTALARTILLFTTAEILVIIIGLALGIKSARSPGSLLDRTISILAMVTTSLPMWWLGMLMILIFVVYLGWLPITLYSQVEVSGWTNILKKMSLPVLTIVINLFGGWAWTTRNIMIGTMQEDFIMVARAKGVPERKIIYGHALKAAAPPIITMVIFGLIGSLGGAIITEIVFNWPGMGRLYYEALQLNAVKTMMALNYMFAMMTVFSMVLADILYAYLDPRVRIGAAARS; the protein is encoded by the coding sequence ATGGGGATGAGCTTTGGAAAGTACGTGGCGTACCGTCTGGTAAACGCTGTGATAATCCTCTTCCTGGCGGTTCTACTGATGTCCGCCCTCTTCACGAAACTCGCGACAATCCAGTTGACTGACCAGGTAAACTCCGAGGTTCAGCAGTGGGTTAGAAGCTACACCCAGACCCACCACGAGAAGCCCACCGAACAGATGATTGAACAGTACAAGCAGTCCAGGATTCACTACTACCACCTTGACCAGCCGTACTGGAAGCGGACGTGGGAATACGCGATAAATACGTTCACGTTCCATTGGGGTCAATCGTTCCAGAAGGTGTTTGGAACGACGGTCATAGTTGACCAGATTAAGACCGCCCTCGCAAGGACAATACTCCTGTTCACGACGGCTGAAATCCTGGTTATCATAATCGGTCTTGCACTCGGTATCAAGAGCGCCCGCAGTCCAGGAAGCCTGCTCGACAGAACGATATCCATCCTGGCAATGGTCACCACGAGCCTTCCGATGTGGTGGCTTGGAATGCTCATGATACTTATCTTCGTCGTCTACCTCGGCTGGCTACCAATAACCCTGTACTCGCAGGTTGAAGTCTCAGGCTGGACCAACATACTCAAGAAGATGAGCCTCCCGGTTCTCACCATAGTCATAAACCTCTTCGGTGGCTGGGCCTGGACCACAAGAAACATCATGATTGGAACCATGCAGGAAGACTTCATCATGGTTGCGAGGGCCAAGGGTGTTCCGGAGAGGAAGATTATCTACGGCCACGCCCTCAAGGCAGCCGCTCCGCCGATTATCACCATGGTCATCTTCGGTCTCATAGGCTCCCTTGGTGGTGCTATAATCACGGAGATAGTCTTCAACTGGCCGGGAATGGGACGTCTCTACTACGAAGCACTCCAGCTCAACGCAGTTAAGACCATGATGGCACTGAACTACATGTTCGCAATGATGACCGTCTTCTCGATGGTGCTTGCGGACATACTGTACGCGTACCTCGACCCGAGGGTCAGGATTGGTGCCGCTGCCCGCTCGTGA